In the Myxococcus fulvus genome, one interval contains:
- a CDS encoding ATP-binding protein — protein sequence MRIPGGPGPESFQAFFEALDAPAALCDPTLRLLAVNEAFHRFCADHHVTVEDVARTLSSVGVPVDNSSCDVELPFAGKPGAVVTLSRRGDVVAVRARNDPELARNRLVVAERALLEQARTEGVLLDLGRSVAEAGGEEELVAAVARGVKELFPGRSFCIRITDSRTGGLTSLYAEGRLKEGAHEPLVLLQRAVEKLNLGRAALPPGRVTVLGEVPLLFVGSTHGVSAPLVASGQLFGAINMEYPEGLDADVQHDERVLLQLASQVAVAVKNAKLIDELTFVRKYLEDLLEKANALILVANRDKQVVVFNQALSALTGFRKEDVLGKDIFWLVPESEHLRLSQVIASAIRGESVNSFETRLLSREGHEVRVSFATSSMLAHHGEVEGVIAIGQDITVVKELEKRIIHAEKLASIGQLAASVVHEINNPMTAVATYADALLQRSRTTPGANPADQEKLRKILESSHRILRFTRDLVSYARPAQDRPERVQLNAVVDMAVGFCEHVVGQARVSVHREYSELPPLSAVRANLVQVFVNLITNACHAMPPGGSVVLSTRREGQEAVVSVRDTGTGIDPKHLQRIFEPFFTTKPEGKGTGLGLSICQGIVENHGGRLTVESTVGAGTTFSVRLPLPVE from the coding sequence ATGCGCATCCCCGGCGGCCCAGGGCCCGAGTCCTTCCAGGCGTTCTTCGAGGCGCTCGACGCGCCCGCGGCGCTGTGTGACCCGACGCTGCGGCTCTTGGCGGTCAACGAGGCCTTCCACCGCTTCTGCGCGGACCACCACGTCACGGTGGAGGACGTGGCGCGCACGCTGTCGTCGGTGGGCGTGCCGGTGGACAACTCGAGCTGCGACGTGGAGCTGCCGTTCGCCGGGAAGCCGGGCGCGGTGGTGACGCTGTCCAGGCGGGGTGACGTGGTCGCCGTGCGGGCAAGGAACGACCCGGAGCTGGCGCGCAACCGGCTGGTGGTGGCGGAGCGGGCGCTGCTCGAGCAGGCGCGCACAGAGGGCGTGCTGCTGGATTTGGGCCGCAGCGTGGCGGAGGCGGGGGGCGAGGAGGAGCTGGTGGCGGCGGTGGCGCGCGGGGTGAAGGAGCTGTTCCCGGGCCGCTCGTTCTGCATCCGAATCACGGACTCGCGCACGGGCGGGCTGACGTCGCTCTACGCGGAGGGCCGGCTGAAGGAGGGCGCGCACGAGCCGCTGGTGTTGCTGCAGCGCGCGGTGGAGAAGCTGAACCTGGGGCGCGCGGCGCTGCCGCCGGGGCGGGTGACGGTGCTGGGCGAGGTGCCGCTGCTCTTCGTCGGGAGCACGCATGGCGTGAGCGCGCCACTGGTGGCGAGCGGGCAGCTCTTTGGCGCCATCAACATGGAGTACCCGGAGGGCCTGGACGCGGACGTCCAGCACGACGAGCGGGTGCTGTTGCAGCTGGCCAGCCAGGTGGCGGTGGCGGTGAAGAACGCGAAGCTCATCGACGAGCTGACGTTCGTGCGCAAGTACCTGGAGGACCTGCTGGAGAAGGCGAACGCGCTCATCCTGGTCGCCAACCGGGACAAGCAGGTGGTGGTGTTCAACCAGGCGCTGAGCGCGCTCACGGGCTTCCGGAAGGAAGACGTGCTGGGCAAGGACATCTTCTGGCTGGTGCCGGAGAGCGAGCACCTGCGCTTGTCGCAGGTCATCGCGTCGGCGATTCGCGGCGAGTCGGTGAACAGCTTCGAGACGCGGCTGTTGTCGCGCGAGGGCCACGAGGTGCGGGTGTCCTTCGCCACGTCGTCGATGCTGGCGCACCATGGCGAGGTGGAGGGGGTCATCGCCATCGGCCAGGACATCACGGTGGTGAAGGAGCTGGAGAAGCGCATCATCCACGCGGAGAAGCTCGCGTCGATTGGGCAGCTCGCGGCCAGCGTGGTGCATGAAATCAACAACCCGATGACGGCGGTGGCCACGTACGCGGATGCGCTGCTGCAGCGCTCGCGGACGACGCCGGGGGCGAACCCGGCGGACCAGGAGAAGCTGCGGAAGATTCTGGAGAGCAGCCATCGCATCCTGCGGTTCACGCGGGACCTGGTCAGCTATGCGCGGCCGGCGCAGGACCGGCCGGAGCGGGTGCAGCTCAACGCCGTGGTGGACATGGCGGTGGGCTTCTGTGAGCACGTGGTGGGGCAGGCGCGGGTGAGCGTGCACCGGGAGTACTCGGAGCTGCCGCCGCTGTCGGCGGTGCGGGCGAACCTGGTGCAGGTGTTCGTCAACCTCATCACCAACGCGTGTCACGCGATGCCGCCGGGCGGCTCGGTGGTGCTGTCGACAAGGCGCGAGGGTCAGGAGGCGGTGGTGTCGGTGCGTGACACGGGCACGGGTATCGACCCCAAGCACCTGCAGCGCATCTTCGAGCCCTTCTTCACGACGAAGCCGGAAGGGAAGGGCACGGGCCTGGGGTTGTCCATCTGCCAGGGCATCGTGGAGAACCACGGTGGCCGGCTCACGGTGGAGAGCACCGTGGGCGCGGGCACCACGTTCTCCGTGCGACTGCCGCTGCCCGTGGAGTGA
- a CDS encoding PAS domain S-box protein yields MEGAALVLVDLTALGGGPDLQALLDSPRASHVTLVALVEPTERGFAAAEPLRPADVLTVPVAAHELIFRLQRAAGRHLERESQERGQEDLSLLLELTADYAETSDVEALLHGVTRRLAEKLDIARATLVMLGRNADEGVIVAASDDPTLKDLRIELSRYPEIREVVRTGRPVVMEEAPTHPLLGDVERRAVAARGIHAIAALPLPIRGEVRGVLLLRAAGRRRTFTPREIDFLTTVAHATAVALRNASVLQLVRGQTEAEKTARLAAEEQAASFKPYQLFFAHVSEGVAILDDKASVLSLNPSGAAMLDYPAPEARGRHLHQVTQPVDDGVLMELVTAASRGEARSGVDVEVCTAKGRKLTLSMSAAPLRDEDAATILSFRDVTDARRLEDELRQTKDFLERLIDSSVDAIIAADLKGRIILFNKGAEALCGYTAQEAMANLTVEQLYPPGVARRIMATLRGAEHGGKGRMSLTREDLVHRTGERVPVNMTASIVYEGGREAFSVGIFTDMRDRMKLERKLSDAETRLEESEKSAVIVALAGTAAHELNQPLTSVMGYAELLKRKLKEEDFAWKPVDIIYREAERMAEIVRKIGKITRYETKAYMGEQQILDLDKATSHED; encoded by the coding sequence ATGGAGGGCGCCGCCCTGGTGCTGGTGGACCTCACCGCGCTGGGCGGTGGCCCGGACCTCCAGGCCCTGCTCGACTCACCGCGCGCCTCGCACGTCACCCTGGTGGCGCTGGTGGAGCCCACCGAGCGGGGCTTCGCCGCCGCCGAGCCGCTGCGCCCCGCGGACGTGCTCACGGTGCCGGTGGCCGCGCACGAGCTCATCTTCCGCCTCCAGCGCGCCGCCGGACGGCACCTGGAGCGCGAGTCCCAGGAGCGCGGTCAGGAGGATTTGTCGCTCCTGTTGGAGCTGACGGCGGACTACGCCGAGACGTCGGACGTGGAGGCGCTCCTGCACGGCGTCACCCGGCGTCTGGCGGAGAAGCTGGACATCGCGCGCGCCACGCTGGTGATGCTCGGCCGCAACGCGGACGAGGGCGTCATCGTCGCGGCGAGCGATGACCCGACGCTCAAGGACTTGCGCATCGAGCTGTCGCGCTACCCGGAGATTCGCGAGGTGGTGCGCACCGGTCGCCCGGTGGTGATGGAGGAGGCGCCCACGCATCCGCTGCTCGGCGACGTGGAGCGGCGCGCGGTGGCGGCCCGAGGCATCCACGCCATCGCCGCGCTGCCCCTGCCCATCCGGGGCGAGGTGCGGGGCGTGCTGCTGCTGCGCGCGGCGGGACGGCGGCGGACGTTCACGCCTCGGGAGATCGACTTCCTCACCACGGTGGCGCACGCCACGGCGGTGGCGCTGCGAAACGCGTCGGTGCTCCAGCTGGTGCGTGGGCAGACGGAGGCGGAGAAGACGGCGCGCCTGGCGGCCGAGGAGCAGGCGGCGTCCTTCAAGCCCTACCAGCTCTTCTTCGCGCACGTCAGCGAGGGCGTGGCCATCCTCGACGACAAGGCGAGCGTGCTGTCGCTCAACCCCTCCGGCGCGGCGATGCTGGACTATCCGGCGCCCGAGGCGCGGGGGCGGCACCTGCATCAGGTGACGCAGCCGGTGGACGACGGCGTGCTGATGGAGCTGGTGACGGCGGCGTCGCGCGGCGAGGCGCGCTCGGGCGTGGACGTGGAGGTGTGCACGGCCAAGGGGCGCAAGCTGACGCTGTCGATGTCGGCGGCGCCGCTGCGTGACGAGGACGCGGCCACCATCCTGTCGTTCCGCGACGTCACCGACGCGCGGCGGCTGGAGGACGAGCTGCGCCAGACGAAGGACTTCCTGGAGCGGCTCATCGACTCGTCGGTGGACGCCATCATCGCCGCGGACCTGAAGGGGCGCATCATCCTCTTCAACAAGGGCGCGGAGGCGCTGTGCGGCTACACCGCGCAGGAGGCGATGGCGAACCTCACCGTGGAGCAGCTCTATCCACCCGGCGTGGCGCGGCGGATCATGGCCACGCTCAGGGGGGCGGAGCATGGCGGCAAGGGCCGCATGTCGCTGACGCGCGAGGACCTGGTGCACCGCACCGGGGAGCGGGTGCCGGTGAACATGACGGCGTCCATCGTGTACGAGGGTGGGCGCGAGGCGTTCAGCGTCGGCATCTTCACGGACATGCGCGACCGGATGAAGCTGGAGCGCAAGCTGTCGGACGCGGAGACGCGGCTGGAGGAGAGCGAGAAGAGCGCCGTCATCGTCGCGCTCGCCGGCACCGCGGCGCACGAGCTGAACCAGCCGCTGACCTCGGTCATGGGGTACGCGGAGCTGCTCAAGCGCAAGCTGAAGGAAGAAGACTTCGCCTGGAAGCCGGTGGACATCATCTACCGCGAGGCGGAGCGCATGGCGGAGATCGTCCGGAAGATTGGGAAGATCACTCGCTACGAGACCAAGGCCTACATGGGGGAGCAGCAGATTCTCGACCTGGACAAGGCGACCTCCCATGAAGACTGA
- a CDS encoding right-handed parallel beta-helix repeat-containing protein — protein MRQRLPLMTACCSVALLALLACNGKSELTQNTGSRPSPDGTPSPGTGNPPAPTTPTTPTNPTPEPSSPDPEEPSEPTPTPQEPTPEPQPQPPPEPPKPSYTRILWVAPSGSDSASGTETAPLRTVTRALTLIAPGEAIYLKTGNYAERLKLEERGGSEAKRLTVKAAPGHAPVVKPSGESALVDVRGAYWNVEGLTLDAAGSSTFAVLWRGTAAHHGVLRDCVAKNGTAGAGLNVSEKAHDILIEGNTISNFSRGSSDSHGVIVQTTSKNVVVRGNDIHHNSGDAVQCIGPEGGATVSGTPFDNLLVEDNELHENRENGVDVKTCTRVTLRNNIIWGHKATSSSRGEGIVIHLSASDVTVEDNVLYGNGRAINIGGNRVNGPPARIVIRRNLIRDGLGGNEDGGGIRVDTTNDVKVQHNTVWNMPGPCLTFGHGDTGPSASLDVRNNVFAGCAVNVRAGSGRSGAVMDGNLYFRASGAAVFNVDGSDTGLSDWRSRTGLDKRSVEKTPAFVNIDTGDFRLGANSAGRNAGLGLGLTFCGTAPDLGAFESDCP, from the coding sequence ATGCGCCAACGCTTACCGCTGATGACGGCTTGCTGCTCCGTGGCCCTGCTTGCCCTCCTCGCCTGCAACGGCAAGAGCGAGCTGACGCAGAACACGGGCTCGAGGCCGTCTCCGGACGGCACACCCTCGCCGGGCACCGGGAACCCACCCGCGCCCACCACTCCCACGACGCCGACGAACCCCACCCCCGAACCCTCCTCGCCCGACCCCGAGGAGCCCTCCGAACCCACCCCCACACCCCAAGAGCCCACGCCGGAGCCCCAGCCGCAGCCGCCCCCCGAGCCGCCGAAGCCCAGCTACACACGCATCCTCTGGGTGGCGCCCTCGGGCAGCGACAGCGCGTCCGGCACGGAGACCGCGCCCCTGCGCACCGTGACGCGCGCCCTGACGCTCATCGCGCCGGGCGAGGCCATCTATCTGAAGACGGGCAACTACGCCGAGCGCCTCAAGCTGGAGGAGCGAGGAGGCTCGGAGGCGAAGCGGCTCACCGTGAAGGCGGCGCCGGGCCACGCGCCCGTGGTGAAGCCCAGCGGTGAATCCGCGCTGGTGGATGTGCGAGGCGCGTACTGGAACGTCGAGGGCCTCACGCTGGATGCGGCGGGCAGCTCCACCTTCGCCGTGCTGTGGCGGGGCACCGCCGCGCACCACGGCGTGCTGCGCGACTGCGTGGCGAAGAACGGCACCGCGGGCGCGGGGCTCAACGTGTCGGAGAAGGCCCACGACATCCTCATCGAGGGCAACACCATCTCGAACTTCAGCCGGGGCAGCAGCGACAGCCACGGCGTCATCGTCCAGACGACGTCCAAGAACGTCGTGGTGCGCGGCAATGACATCCACCACAACTCCGGCGACGCGGTGCAGTGCATCGGCCCCGAGGGCGGCGCCACCGTGTCCGGCACCCCGTTCGACAACCTGCTCGTGGAGGACAACGAACTGCACGAGAACCGGGAGAACGGCGTGGACGTGAAGACGTGCACCCGCGTCACCCTGCGCAACAACATCATCTGGGGCCACAAGGCCACGTCGTCCTCGCGCGGCGAGGGCATCGTCATCCACCTGTCCGCGTCCGACGTGACGGTCGAGGACAACGTGCTCTACGGCAACGGCCGCGCCATCAACATCGGCGGCAACCGGGTGAACGGCCCGCCCGCGCGCATCGTCATCCGTCGCAACCTCATCCGCGACGGCCTGGGCGGCAATGAGGACGGCGGCGGCATCCGCGTGGACACCACCAACGACGTCAAGGTGCAGCACAACACGGTGTGGAACATGCCGGGGCCATGCCTCACCTTCGGCCACGGCGACACCGGGCCGAGCGCCAGCCTGGACGTGCGCAACAACGTGTTCGCGGGCTGTGCGGTGAATGTGCGCGCGGGCTCGGGGCGCTCGGGCGCAGTGATGGACGGCAACCTGTACTTCCGCGCGTCGGGGGCGGCCGTGTTCAACGTGGATGGCTCGGACACGGGGCTTTCGGACTGGCGCTCGCGCACGGGGCTGGACAAACGCTCGGTGGAGAAGACCCCAGCCTTCGTCAACATCGACACCGGGGACTTCCGTCTGGGAGCGAACTCGGCGGGTCGCAACGCGGGTCTGGGGTTGGGATTGACCTTCTGTGGCACGGCCCCCGACCTGGGGGCATTCGAGTCGGACTGCCCCTGA